The proteins below come from a single Necator americanus strain Aroian chromosome V, whole genome shotgun sequence genomic window:
- a CDS encoding hypothetical protein (NECATOR_CHRV.G18500.T3) — protein MRFASVWRRYSRIVVDIGLYSADISILYAKIYTKHFHYSGDSCRLVHHYVRMKTIARISVAVFAFLSSTVNIYMLVFMYEKEANGTRMGHEPLLTLQQRLSQNTRSGPVNVHTSFKNEESNEEPSPWYGILDFFPELCKLAQSDLEPIALTPRSRVRKKLMVGIPVAERAKDYSIATLSSLFEKLDNDYRKDIVFLIMFATMNTEYFERRADEIKKRFSNEISDGLLEMIAVAPAWYKTDILSIPATFNDSTDRMLWRTKQNIDYIYIMTYAIKRCEYYMQLEDDVEAAPAYARVIFNYLALNSGTEWLFMSFSSMGFIGRLFRSSNLKYMTYAIALYYRFKPVDWILEDILRSRYCSLDKNMRECAKEISAHRISSGTSQFQHVGKISSLRGKIQKIHDGNFNKGLSQGKRGNPSADVTTSMVAARKRQDPENAYNNNMAMWLINPQIGDYISIAFHSIMNITGVMFLSGVPPAPEDKFGPETIVSAYNGTSTEISLGQFSENGDFLFHSTGIIVKELRIKGIRGESAGTLLEVLPLILLQDCTKNLKASPHDSGVVRVSGGYAYTESQIMERRMIRKKRPRR, from the exons ATGCGATTCGCAAGTGTATGGCGGCGCTATTCTCGCATTGTTGTGGATATTGGTTTGTATTCTGCGGATATATCCATATTATATGCGAAAATATACACGAAACACTTCCATTACTCTGGTGACAGCTGCCGACTCGTACACCACTAC GTCCGGATGAAGACGATAGCTCGTATTAGCGTCGCCGTTTTCGCATTTCTTTCCTCTACAGTGAACATCTACATGTTGGTTTTCATGTACGAGAAGGAAGCGAACGGTACACGGATGGGGCACGAGCCTTTACTTACTCTTCAACAG CGACTCTCTCAGAACACCAGAAGTGGCCCAGTCAATGTTCatacttcttttaaaaatgaggAGTCTAATGAG GAGCCGAGTCCCTGGTATGGCATACTCGATTTCTTCCCAGAACTTTGTAAATTAGCACAAAGTGACCTAGAACCAATCGCTTTAACTCCACGAAGTCGTGTTCGAAAAAAACTA ATGGTTGGTATACCCGTGGCGGAAAGAGCGAAGGATTATAGCATCGCCACACTTTCGTCTTTATTCGAAAAACTTGACAACGACTATAG GAAAGATATTGTGTTCCTTATAATGTTCGCTACTATGAATACTGAGTACTTTGAACGGAGAgcagatgaaataaaaaagagattttccaATGAAATCTCTGACGGACTTCTAGAG ATGATCGCTGTTGCGCCTGCCTGGTACAAAACGGACATTCTCAGCATCCCAGCCACCTTCAACGATTCAACAGACCGAATGTTGTGGAGGACTAAACAGAACATTG ATTATATCTACATTATGACGTACGCTATTAAAAGATGCGAATACTACATGCAGTTGGAAGATGACGTCGAGGCTGCTCCTGCTTATGC CCGAGTGATATTCAACTACCTTGCTTTGAATAGCGGCACAGAATGGTTATTTATGAGTTTCTCGTCTATGGGTTTTATTGGAAGGCTCTTCCG AAGCTCCAACCTGAAGTACATGACCTATGCGATCGCACTCTACTATCGCTTCAAGCCTGTGGATTGGATTCTTGAGGACATACTCCGGAGTCGTTATTGTAGTCTCGACAAAAATATGCGAGAATGTGCAAAG GAAATTTCCGCGCATCGAATCAGCTCTGGAACGTCACAATTTCAACATGTTGGCAAAATTTCATCGTTGAGAGGAAAGATTCAGAAGATACACGATGGGAACTTCAACAAAGGACTTTCTCAG GGAAAACGTGGAAACCCGTCGGCCGATGTCACGACATCGATGGTAGCAGCTAGGAAGCGACAGGATCCAGAGAATGCTTACAACAACAATATGGCTATGTGGTTGATCAATCCACAAATTGGAGATTATATTTCAATTGCATTTCATAGCATTATGAATATTACAG GTGTGATGTTTCTGAGTGGTGTTCCGCCAGCTCCTGAAGATAAATTCGGACCTGAAACTATCGTCAGCGCTTATAACGGCACATCAACAGAGATCAGTCTAGGACAATTTTCTGAGAATGgcgattttctctttcattcgaCAGGAATCATTGTTAAAGAATTACGTATTAAA GGAATTCGCGgcgaatccgccgggaccctcctTGAAGTTCTCCCTCTAATACTTCTACAAGATTGTACCAAAA atttaaaggcatcaccacacgattctggggtggtgcgggtttcagggggttatgcctacacggagtcgcagatcatggagagaaggatgattcgtaaaaaacggcccagaagataa
- a CDS encoding hypothetical protein (NECATOR_CHRV.G18500.T1) translates to MKTIARISVAVFAFLSSTVNIYMLVFMYEKEANGTRMGHEPLLTLQQRLSQNTRSGPVNVHTSFKNEESNEEPSPWYGILDFFPELCKLAQSDLEPIALTPRSRVRKKLMVGIPVAERAKDYSIATLSSLFEKLDNDYRKDIVFLIMFATMNTEYFERRADEIKKRFSNEISDGLLEMIAVAPAWYKTDILSIPATFNDSTDRMLWRTKQNIDYIYIMTYAIKRCEYYMQLEDDVEAAPAYARVIFNYLALNSGTEWLFMSFSSMGFIGRLFRSSNLKYMTYAIALYYRFKPVDWILEDILRSRYCSLDKNMRECAKEISAHRISSGTSQFQHVGKISSLRGKIQKIHDGNFNKGLSQGKRGNPSADVTTSMVAARKRQDPENAYNNNMAMWLINPQIGDYISIAFHSIMNITGVMFLSGVPPAPEDKFGPETIVSAYNGTSTEISLGQFSENGDFLFHSTGIIVKELRIKVTANISHWVTVDHIVVHAVPIVESSSRNITILG, encoded by the exons ATGAAGACGATAGCTCGTATTAGCGTCGCCGTTTTCGCATTTCTTTCCTCTACAGTGAACATCTACATGTTGGTTTTCATGTACGAGAAGGAAGCGAACGGTACACGGATGGGGCACGAGCCTTTACTTACTCTTCAACAG CGACTCTCTCAGAACACCAGAAGTGGCCCAGTCAATGTTCatacttcttttaaaaatgaggAGTCTAATGAG GAGCCGAGTCCCTGGTATGGCATACTCGATTTCTTCCCAGAACTTTGTAAATTAGCACAAAGTGACCTAGAACCAATCGCTTTAACTCCACGAAGTCGTGTTCGAAAAAAACTA ATGGTTGGTATACCCGTGGCGGAAAGAGCGAAGGATTATAGCATCGCCACACTTTCGTCTTTATTCGAAAAACTTGACAACGACTATAG GAAAGATATTGTGTTCCTTATAATGTTCGCTACTATGAATACTGAGTACTTTGAACGGAGAgcagatgaaataaaaaagagattttccaATGAAATCTCTGACGGACTTCTAGAG ATGATCGCTGTTGCGCCTGCCTGGTACAAAACGGACATTCTCAGCATCCCAGCCACCTTCAACGATTCAACAGACCGAATGTTGTGGAGGACTAAACAGAACATTG ATTATATCTACATTATGACGTACGCTATTAAAAGATGCGAATACTACATGCAGTTGGAAGATGACGTCGAGGCTGCTCCTGCTTATGC CCGAGTGATATTCAACTACCTTGCTTTGAATAGCGGCACAGAATGGTTATTTATGAGTTTCTCGTCTATGGGTTTTATTGGAAGGCTCTTCCG AAGCTCCAACCTGAAGTACATGACCTATGCGATCGCACTCTACTATCGCTTCAAGCCTGTGGATTGGATTCTTGAGGACATACTCCGGAGTCGTTATTGTAGTCTCGACAAAAATATGCGAGAATGTGCAAAG GAAATTTCCGCGCATCGAATCAGCTCTGGAACGTCACAATTTCAACATGTTGGCAAAATTTCATCGTTGAGAGGAAAGATTCAGAAGATACACGATGGGAACTTCAACAAAGGACTTTCTCAG GGAAAACGTGGAAACCCGTCGGCCGATGTCACGACATCGATGGTAGCAGCTAGGAAGCGACAGGATCCAGAGAATGCTTACAACAACAATATGGCTATGTGGTTGATCAATCCACAAATTGGAGATTATATTTCAATTGCATTTCATAGCATTATGAATATTACAG GTGTGATGTTTCTGAGTGGTGTTCCGCCAGCTCCTGAAGATAAATTCGGACCTGAAACTATCGTCAGCGCTTATAACGGCACATCAACAGAGATCAGTCTAGGACAATTTTCTGAGAATGgcgattttctctttcattcgaCAGGAATCATTGTTAAAGAATTACGTATTAAAGTAACTGCTAACATAAGTCATTGGGTAACCGTTGATCATATTGTAGTGCATGCAGTCCCTATTGTAGAGTCTTCTAGCAGAAATATTACAATTTTAGGATAG
- a CDS encoding hypothetical protein (NECATOR_CHRV.G18500.T2), whose translation MRFASVWRRYSRIVVDIGLYSADISILYAKIYTKHFHYSGDSCRLVHHYVRMKTIARISVAVFAFLSSTVNIYMLVFMYEKEANGTRMGHEPLLTLQQRLSQNTRSGPVNVHTSFKNEESNEEPSPWYGILDFFPELCKLAQSDLEPIALTPRSRVRKKLMVGIPVAERAKDYSIATLSSLFEKLDNDYRKDIVFLIMFATMNTEYFERRADEIKKRFSNEISDGLLELIERTMM comes from the exons ATGCGATTCGCAAGTGTATGGCGGCGCTATTCTCGCATTGTTGTGGATATTGGTTTGTATTCTGCGGATATATCCATATTATATGCGAAAATATACACGAAACACTTCCATTACTCTGGTGACAGCTGCCGACTCGTACACCACTAC GTCCGGATGAAGACGATAGCTCGTATTAGCGTCGCCGTTTTCGCATTTCTTTCCTCTACAGTGAACATCTACATGTTGGTTTTCATGTACGAGAAGGAAGCGAACGGTACACGGATGGGGCACGAGCCTTTACTTACTCTTCAACAG CGACTCTCTCAGAACACCAGAAGTGGCCCAGTCAATGTTCatacttcttttaaaaatgaggAGTCTAATGAG GAGCCGAGTCCCTGGTATGGCATACTCGATTTCTTCCCAGAACTTTGTAAATTAGCACAAAGTGACCTAGAACCAATCGCTTTAACTCCACGAAGTCGTGTTCGAAAAAAACTA ATGGTTGGTATACCCGTGGCGGAAAGAGCGAAGGATTATAGCATCGCCACACTTTCGTCTTTATTCGAAAAACTTGACAACGACTATAG GAAAGATATTGTGTTCCTTATAATGTTCGCTACTATGAATACTGAGTACTTTGAACGGAGAgcagatgaaataaaaaagagattttccaATGAAATCTCTGACGGACTTCTAGAG TTGATTGAGCGCACAATGATGTAG